The Osmerus mordax isolate fOsmMor3 chromosome 28, fOsmMor3.pri, whole genome shotgun sequence genome segment CAGGCCATGTGGAGGGGCCACCGCGTCCGCAAGGCCATGAAGGGAAAGGGCAAGGCCAAGAAGGGCAAGAAGGGCAAAGGCAAGAAGGGCAAATAGAGCCGGTGGACTTCCTACCTGCGGTTCTAAAGAGCTCTCCACCAGTGACCAGTACGTGGTCActgtgtgtttttacatttcATATATTGTACCTGGGGGATTTATTTGAGTGTTATTTTTATCTTCGTAATTCATTTGAGATGATTTCCTATTAAATGCCGCTCCTATAATGCTGCTTGATGACTCATGTTATAttatgttttagtgtgtgtacatgtatatagatatataaactatatatacttttttttttcagttcagTTTATTATAAAATGCAGAAATGAATCTCATGATCGAAACATATAAAGCAGTTCAAATTAATAATTGGAAAGAAAACTTCTTATTGTAATAGCTATGCAAATAAACATACAAAATTACAGAATTTCATATgagtaaagtaaaaaaaaattaatgaATATCCATCACAACCATTGTGTGGTGAAAGTTGAGTTTGGCACATATTAGACATTTTCCCTCCCCAACCACATGGTGGCAGCAGAGTTTAGATTGTTCAGTGTTTGGAACGGCCCCAAACCAGACTGCCAACCCAGGCAGGCCTCCCTGCTCCACAGTCGACAGGCCCTTCACAACATGTGGGACGTCCTATTCTCCCCACAGTCTCCTCACAGTCAGCTGGAATTGTTCTGGAATCTTCTTGATCTTCTTTCAcctcctcactctctgtcaTCTGAGGGATCCTGACCTTGGATGTGGCTCACAATGGCTGCCTGGTCCTTGATGAACAGCTGTATCTGAAGCAGAGACACCACAGTGATGAATGGTGCTGTTGCTGTTAGACATACCAGTGGAGATTAATGGCAGCCAGATGACCCTGACCTTAGATGGCCCAGTCCGACCCAGACACGTGCTACATCACTGGGAGACGACCAACCTTATCTAGCTGCGCCTCTGTGTCGTCAATGGCCACACCCTCTTCCTGGTCAGTCTGCCCACCCGTCATGTGATAAAGGTTAAGGGTCACCACTTTGATCTGGCCCAATAGGAGCGTCTCCTTCGCCGCTGTGGTCTGGATGTGATTCCACTTGCTCTCCTGAATTAAAAAAGGAGACCATCCTTGTCATTAGCATTATTCGGGAACAAGACTAAAAGATCGAAATCCAGCAACAGTCCCTTAGAAATCCATCGATCGTGTCTGCTCTGTGTTTGATTGAGGATGTCTGACACCCACCCATCGGAGAGCGTCTGAGCGTGCCTGGTCCAGCTGGCTCTGGAGCTTGGAGAGCAGGTTGTTGTTGTGCACCAGCAGACAGCTCTGCTGGTCCGTGTATCTCTGGAGGGCTCCTCTCAGGCCGTCCACCTGCTCCTGGACCTcgatctccctctgtctcaactGGTCCCTGGTGGTCACCAGGGTCTCGAAGCGACCCAGCAGCTCCCAGACCTCCTCGAACTGcggcacatatacacacacacacccacacacacacacaataattacATCACAACTTACCTGATTTAATTGGAAGACATCAACTTCCTTTATTCACCATAACAGTTTTGTACAACTACACACATAATGTTTGATGTGATTTGTTGAACTGGTGTACCTTGGACATTCGGAGGACCTGTTCCAGGAAGTTCCAGTAGAGGGCGCTCCTCTCCACTCTGCCCTGCAGTCTCTGTCTTCGGGCCTCCAGGATCGCACACTCGTCCTTCAGTCTCTCGATCTCTGCCTCCTTCTGCAGGAcagcttccctctctttctctgctttctTCGCTCCGCGACTTCGCTTGGCATCGTTTTCCTAATGAGCGGTTGAGACATTATCACCCCCTGGTCCAACAAGGTTCAATGAAACACTACAGATTCGATGAGAAAGGTTGTTATGTCAGGTAGAACCTCCAGATGGAGGGTTGTAAACACAGACTTTGAGGAATTTGTCAAACTTGAGAAGAGACTCCTTCAGCAACTCCTCCTTCATCATCAACTCATTTCTCTGCTGTCGCAAACTCTGCTTTTTCAGCTCAAACtcctgtgtgcacacacacaaacacacacacacacacacacacaccagaaagacacacaggacTGTTAAAACCGTTGGCATGGCACGACCGCCACAGATTCATCGTCACACGAGGACAAAAACAGGTTCAGACAATCACAGATAGCAGGAACACAGAAGAGGGAAGCTTCTGTAGTCCATCGTTGGCAGTTGTGGTCATTGTTGTTTGCCGAGTGTGATACAGCTCATGATGAGCGTTGCGAGGTTTGTCCTGAGCACCTCTCTGTGAGTCTTCAGCCGTTTGTCCACCTGGGTGATTTCACTCCGTTTCTCCAGCAGACGCGTTGCACCTGTCAtcagatctctctccctccttggcacttttctacacacacatacaaacacacaaaggtgGACATCCAAAAAACCAATTACACAGACAATGATTTGCattaaactcacacacaaacgttaGGTCCTTTGAGGACCATAAGGATTCGAGTTGTATTTATTTtggaaaaaataaattaaaatctctctgacacacacacactcactcactttgaGAGTTGTTCCTCAAAGACTGTCTTGAAATAATCCTCCAGGTTCAGGGCCATTCTGTTTCCTGTGTCTGGAGAATCCTTCAACCAGCCGGGGTGATAAATGACGGTGAGTAACTTTGGTAAGGAAACTTTCCTGTTGGAGTTGGTTCAATCTTTCTACTTTGCTGCGTGTTTCTGTTTctatggcaacacacacacacaaagcttctTGGAGCCTCCTGTGGCTGGATCTTGTATTCCATCCAAAACTGCACACCAGATCTTTCTGACGTGGAGGCCAACAAGACTGAAGGTTTCTTCAGCTGATTGACAGATTGCTATCCTAAATGGAGGAGTGTCATCTAACTTGAAGCTGTGAATTCACACATTCCTATCCTCTGTGTCACCCACGGAAACCtcctgaaacagacacacacacagtgacttcACTAACCACTAAGTGAAAGCTTTCGACTAGACATGGCTCTGGGATCACCTTGTGGTACTCGTGGCGTCGGCCTCCCCCCCggtgacagaggagagagtcaTTCAGATGAACGCAGTGGGAGGTGGCCCGCGATGTCGTTCCCGCATTAGGCACATCAGGTGGGATGTCTAGGATTAGGTGAGGCAGACATCATCACCAGAGAAATGCATCTGCaaaggcacgcacgcacacacacagacacacacttacagagagagagagagagagttagcgaagaggaaaaacaacaacacacagatcTGGTAGTGGGGATGCAGCTGAATCAATTTTTGATGAGCAGAaagcacactacacacactgggCTTTATTAATGCTAATGGAGAGATGCTATCAGAATAAAAGCATGTTGTGCTTGGtgacagagacagtgtgtgaggcTGAGGAGATGTGGACCTCACACCCGTGTAAACATCTGCAGACCTTTTAACAGCCAGGAGCACGAGGGCAGGAGATGAATATTTGAAGGCATCAGCGCAGAGATGATTATTTGTACATgtttggggaggagaggagcggagaggaggagggtgcatTAGGGCAGTGGAAGAATACCGTTGATGCAGTGTATGGGATAGGTAGGATGGTggctcaaccacacacacacacacagacacacacacacacacagagacacacacacacacacacacacacacacacacacacacagagacacacacacacacacacacacagagacacacacacacacacacagagacacacacacacacacacagacacacacacacacacacacacagagacacagactcaTACTCCAGTGGACAGGTGATAAACATTTAGGGATCCATTATTAAGGGTCAACAGCCCGATACAAACAGATGCTGAGAGGAAGTCTGTGTTTATGCTAATGACCCTGTCAGAGAAAGGGCCTTCATGCTCTCCAAGCTCATCTATTAGGAATGAGAGACAATACCCCGTCCAGCACAAAACAATGCTTCAGGGCTGGAACAATAGGCTCTGaggttaggggtggggggggtgcaatGGAGTTTTGTTGGGGAGAAggttcgctgtgtgtgtgtgcatgtgggggttggggaactggggggggggggggggggagctgtgtatgcatttgtttgtttatggatgtttgtgttgttgtgttcgtgTCTCAGCAGTGGTCTTGTCGGCTTGTTTGCTGACATCCTGGTTCACATGTGGAGACATGAGAGCCAGGGAAGCCAGGGGGGCTGTCAGGGCCCGGGCTGGGAAAGGGAGGCCTGTGTGGGGCTACAAGGATGGACCTCCACTGCCCACACCCTGGAGCTTATTTATCTTcatcaaaacacacatttatatatgttttagatgtaaacatatacatatatttatgtattcgattgtatatataaaaaaggaGAAATGCATATTTATATGTAagtgcgtccgtgtgtgtgtgttcatgcaagGCTACCTCTATTTGTGACCTTTTGTCCAAGTGGCATGACCTCTTGTCCAAACACAGCAACAGTGTGCCGGTAGTGATATCATTATACTGCGTGCCGCCATCCAGACACACCGActgcagtgtgttggtgtgtgtgtgcacttgtgtgtgtgtcagtatgtgtgtatgcgcgtgtgtcagtgtacatgtgcctgagtgtgtgtcagtgtgtgtgtgtgtgtgtgtgagcatgtgagaGAGGATTAGCCTGCCTCTCCAGTCCTCTGGCTGTAATCAGACAGGACATTGGCTCCATGTCGGCCACTAACCCCCCTCATCACCCAATAGGGGGTCGCGTCTCTCCTCTATACCCTGTCAAGCGTATGTTCATATGgcggtctttgtgtgtgtgcgtccgtttgtgcatgtgtgtgtataagtacatgtgtgtgtctgcccggTACTAATCCCTTGTTCAGCATGCTGTGGGTCATAGAAATAGAACTGCATGGATGTCGATGTGGACGGGCCCAGGGAGAGCGGCCTGGGTCAGGGGCTTGAAGAGCAGGGCTGATAGGGAGGTGCTATCACCCCTGTGGTATGGAGGAAAGAGCAGATAAAGAAGGGCCTGATCATGTTAGGCTGACCCATGTGACCCTGCGCtggtctgtctgctgtgtgtctgacctgtgaccCCTCCCTTTGTCTTCGGACTACCCAcggctgcacgcacacacacagacatacacacacacacagacttacaaacacacgcacgcacacgcagacatacacacacaggcacccacacacatgcatgcacgcacacacacacatgcacacacacacaccagtggtcTTTGTCCTCTTTAATCTCTGACAGCTCCTGCTCTCATATTAAGATCTACTCCAGGGAACTCATGACTATTTCAGCCATAAACTCTCATTTGGGCGAATTAGCTTCCATCCGTGGTCTCGTTACGATACACAGCTTAATGGCATTACCACTCAGGGCTTTTAAACCAGGGAACTGGAATTTATAGAATGGACATTAGCTACATTCAAATAAACCTTCTCTTGTGGATGGGACTTGAGTTTGCAGAGTTCCTGCAAATAGTCGTTCCCTGTCACAGGGGGGCTTATAGTAGTACTGTATGTTTATGAATGTACCAAATTAAAACAGTCTGCTCTGTGTTTTACATGCCTCTGGGGTGATGtggctcccctccctctgtgttcccctc includes the following:
- the cfap73 gene encoding coiled-coil domain-containing protein 42 homolog, which produces MALNLEDYFKTVFEEQLSKKVPRRERDLMTGATRLLEKRSEITQVDKRLKTHREEFELKKQSLRQQRNELMMKEELLKESLLKFDKFLKENDAKRSRGAKKAEKEREAVLQKEAEIERLKDECAILEARRQRLQGRVERSALYWNFLEQVLRMSKFEEVWELLGRFETLVTTRDQLRQREIEVQEQVDGLRGALQRYTDQQSCLLVHNNNLLSKLQSQLDQARSDALRWESKWNHIQTTAAKETLLLGQIKVVTLNLYHMTGGQTDQEEGVAIDDTEAQLDKIQLFIKDQAAIVSHIQGQDPSDDRE